AAAATAATTTTATTACACCAAAATATTTTCGGTTACTTTTTGTCCATCTAACATTCTAATAATTCTATGGCTATATTTCGCATCGTGTTCACTGTGTGTAACCATAATAATTGTAGTGCCAGCTTCGTTTAAATCGATTAACAAATCCATCACTTCATTACCATTTGCACTGTCTAAATTTCCTGTTGGTTCATCTGCTAAAATCAATTTTGGATTATTTACAACAGCTCTTGCAACTGCAACTCTTTGTTGCTGACCACCAGATAATTGTTGAGGAAAATGATTACGTCTGTGCATAATTTGCATTTTTTCTAACACTTCTTCCACACGTTTTTTTCTTTCTGAAGATTTTACACCTGTGTAAATTAATGGCAACTCTACATTTTCAAAAACCGTTAATTCATCAATCAAATTAAAACTTTGAAACACAAACCCAACATTATGTTTTCTTAATTGCGCACGTTTTCTTTCATTATAACCAGCTACTTCTTCTCCATTAAATTTAAAACTACCAGCATCAGGATCATCTAACAATCCTAAAATGTTTAATAAGGTCGATTTTCCACAACCTGAAGGCCCCATTATTGCCACAAATTCTCCTTTTTTCACTTCAAAAGACAATTTGTTTAAAGCAATGGTTTGTACTTCTTCTGTTTTATAATATTTCTCTAAATCTTTAATTTCTATCATTTTTTTTGGCTTTATTTTATGTTCTCGCAAAGACGCAAAGTTTTTATCTTGTTTCTTGTATCTACTCTATTTTCTATAATCTTTATTCTGTAATCTATTTTCTCTTGTTTCTTGTTTCATTTTTAATCTTGTCTCTTTTCTATTCTCTATCCTCTTTTATCTATTTTCTAAACTCTCTTTTCTCTCTTCTAAGATCTAACGACTAACGTCTATTTTAAAACAATCTGTTCAATTTCGTTAAATGAATCGTAGCTGGAAGTAATCACTTTATCGCCTACATTTAAGCCACTAATAACTTCGTAATATTCTGTATTCTGACTTCCTAATTGAATTTCTACTTTATAAGCTGATGAACCATCTTCACTTAATTTAAAAATCCAATTTCCACCCGTTTTTTGGAAAAAACTACCAACAGGAATTAACATTGCTTCTTTTTCTGCACTTAATGCCACTCTAATTTGTAGATTCTGACCTCTTCTAATTCCTTTAGGAACTTCATTTTCAAAAACCATATCAACTTGAAAACGTCCATTGGTTACTTGTGTAAAAATCTTTTTTATCACTAAAGTGAAATCTTTGTTGTTTAAATTTACTGTCCCTTTTTGACCTGTGTAAATTCTAGAAATATAATGCTGATCAATATCAACTCTCACTTTATAACCTGTTAAAACATCAATTTGACCTAAACGTTCTCCTTTGTTTTTAGATTGACCAATTTCTGCATCTAAAGACGTTAATTGCCCATCAATTGGAGCTCTCACCACTAAATCTTCCACTTTTTTACGCATTAATTTTAACGCACTTTGTGTTCTTTGATACGAATTATTAGCTTGTTCAATTTCTTGTTTTGTAGCAATAGAATCTTCTTGCAAAATTTCATTCGTCAGCTTCATTCTTTGTTTTTGGTAGTTGAAATTGTTTAGAGAAGACTCATAATCTTGTCTGCCAATGGCACCTTTTTCGTACAATTTTGAGTTTAAATCATACAAACGTTTGGCTTCAATCAAAGTATTTTCTACGTCTGTAAATTGATTCAGTCTATTAATGGTATTTTGTCTTGCAGCATTTTGAGAAATTTGCATTTGTGTTAACAAATTATACACAGAAGTTTCTTGGTTGATTAAACTCAACTCCAAATCTGTATTTGCTAATTTTAAAATTGGCTCGCCTTTTTTCATAATTGCGCCATCTTCTACAAATTTTTCTTCCACTCTTCCACCTTCAACAGCATCTAAATAAATGGTTGTTATGGGTAAAACTATTCCACTTACCGGAATATTTTCTTGAAAAACACCCTTTTTTACAGTATTAATTGCAATTCGTTCTTTATCAACAGACAATTTTGCGCCTCCAGAAGTTGCATATATCACATAAATAATCAACATTAAAAGAAGTGCAATTCCACCAATTTTAAGTAATATTGCTGTAGAAAATTTCTTTTTTTCTATTTTGATATCCATTTTTACCTTTTTATTTCCTTTTCTATACAGTCAAGATTATGCCAAAGGATAAACTATTTAATTATCAGTACTTTAAAAAAATAAACAAAAATTAAAGTGTTCGTTTTTGATACACTTCTGTTCGTTTTTGGTACAGATTAAACAGATGAACAGATTTTTTTTGACACGGATTTCACTGTTTTTCAAGCATAAAATGATAAAAAAACTAAAGATTTTTTAGTTTGTAAAATCCATAAAATTCGTGTCTTATTGATTTTATTTTCTATAAATCTGTGTAATCTGTGTCTAATCTTTTTGTTTAAAAAAATCTGTGTAATTCGTAAAATCCGTGTCTTAATTTTTTCCCATCACTTTTATAATTGAAAGATATTATTGTAATATTGTAACTATGGTTTTAAAAAATGCAAAAATT
The DNA window shown above is from Polaribacter sp. Hel_I_88 and carries:
- a CDS encoding ABC transporter ATP-binding protein, whose protein sequence is MIEIKDLEKYYKTEEVQTIALNKLSFEVKKGEFVAIMGPSGCGKSTLLNILGLLDDPDAGSFKFNGEEVAGYNERKRAQLRKHNVGFVFQSFNLIDELTVFENVELPLIYTGVKSSERKKRVEEVLEKMQIMHRRNHFPQQLSGGQQQRVAVARAVVNNPKLILADEPTGNLDSANGNEVMDLLIDLNEAGTTIIMVTHSEHDAKYSHRIIRMLDGQKVTENILV
- a CDS encoding efflux RND transporter periplasmic adaptor subunit; the protein is MDIKIEKKKFSTAILLKIGGIALLLMLIIYVIYATSGGAKLSVDKERIAINTVKKGVFQENIPVSGIVLPITTIYLDAVEGGRVEEKFVEDGAIMKKGEPILKLANTDLELSLINQETSVYNLLTQMQISQNAARQNTINRLNQFTDVENTLIEAKRLYDLNSKLYEKGAIGRQDYESSLNNFNYQKQRMKLTNEILQEDSIATKQEIEQANNSYQRTQSALKLMRKKVEDLVVRAPIDGQLTSLDAEIGQSKNKGERLGQIDVLTGYKVRVDIDQHYISRIYTGQKGTVNLNNKDFTLVIKKIFTQVTNGRFQVDMVFENEVPKGIRRGQNLQIRVALSAEKEAMLIPVGSFFQKTGGNWIFKLSEDGSSAYKVEIQLGSQNTEYYEVISGLNVGDKVITSSYDSFNEIEQIVLK